In Planctomycetia bacterium, a genomic segment contains:
- a CDS encoding type II toxin-antitoxin system RelE/ParE family toxin, producing the protein MTYRVFLQPEAESGIHQSYDWLAEQSLTAADEWLSRIEAAYASLSELPERCPLAPESDFFDVPIRQLICANHRILFTIEKSVVHILHIRHTARLMLGEHVDRRE; encoded by the coding sequence GTGACATACCGAGTCTTTCTTCAGCCTGAGGCTGAGTCGGGAATCCATCAGTCGTACGACTGGCTTGCCGAACAATCGCTGACGGCGGCGGACGAATGGCTGAGCAGAATCGAAGCCGCGTACGCATCTCTGTCGGAGCTGCCCGAGCGATGCCCACTGGCGCCCGAGTCCGACTTCTTTGATGTTCCGATCCGACAACTGATCTGCGCAAACCATCGAATCCTCTTCACCATCGAAAAGAGCGTCGTTCACATTCTGCACATCCGGCACACGGCGCGGTTGATGCTGGGTGAACACGTCGACCGGCGCGAATGA